Proteins encoded by one window of Chondromyces crocatus:
- the yihA gene encoding ribosome biogenesis GTP-binding protein YihA/YsxC, which translates to MSGQRLDPFQIVQASYVGSVGAAADAGRDKAAKSYEALPPPTSTEVAFAGRSNVGKSSLINTLVERHGLVRTSSTPGSTRQINVFEARARDAAVFRLVDLPGYGFTRRSKSEQNLWASLIEGYLNGRVTLGAVVLLVDARRGLLEDDLELIQFVENARQVTRRPVQLILVATKIDKLPSSQRKSVLSRLAKAAAEPVQNDAKAGTPAAKQKPRAILGFSSVTGDGRRELWAAIRRATLGSEATATQATPSTTSETPTASDASKTAGGSALPAPPDGSSERTVAVDKS; encoded by the coding sequence GTGAGCGGTCAGCGACTGGATCCGTTTCAGATCGTTCAGGCGTCGTACGTGGGCAGCGTGGGCGCGGCCGCCGACGCAGGCCGCGACAAGGCAGCGAAATCGTACGAGGCCCTCCCGCCCCCCACGTCGACGGAGGTGGCGTTCGCGGGGCGCTCGAACGTGGGCAAGTCGAGCCTGATCAACACGCTGGTGGAGCGGCATGGTCTGGTGAGGACCAGCTCGACTCCGGGCTCGACCCGCCAGATCAATGTGTTCGAGGCGCGCGCGCGGGACGCGGCGGTCTTCCGGCTGGTGGACTTGCCTGGCTACGGATTCACGCGGCGCTCGAAGTCGGAGCAGAACCTCTGGGCTTCGTTGATCGAGGGCTACCTGAACGGGCGGGTGACGCTGGGCGCAGTGGTGCTCCTCGTCGACGCGCGGCGAGGCCTCCTGGAGGACGATCTGGAGCTGATCCAGTTCGTCGAGAACGCGAGACAGGTGACGCGGCGACCGGTGCAACTCATCCTGGTGGCGACGAAGATCGACAAGCTGCCCAGCTCGCAGCGCAAGAGCGTCCTCTCCCGGCTGGCAAAGGCGGCTGCCGAGCCGGTCCAGAACGACGCGAAGGCCGGGACGCCAGCGGCCAAGCAGAAGCCCCGCGCGATCCTCGGGTTCTCGTCGGTCACCGGGGATGGGCGCCGCGAGCTGTGGGCCGCCATCCGCCGGGCCACCCTCGGTAGCGAGGCGACGGCAACCCAAGCCACCCCATCGACGACGTCGGAGACGCCCACCGCGTCGGACGCATCGAAGACTGCCGGAGGGTCGGCCCTCCCCGCGCCCCCCGATGGCTCCTCCGAGCGGACGGTTGCCGTCGACAAGTCCTGA
- a CDS encoding acetyl-CoA carboxylase carboxyltransferase subunit alpha: MAFTLPFEKPVADLIDKVRKLRALAASDPRFEPELVRLEEKTNRLARELFADLTAMQKVQLSRHAHRPYTLDYVKRLFTDWVELKGDRRYSEDAALIAGMARFHGRSVVVVGHQKGRGTKENLKRNFGMPHPEGYRKAIRLYELADRFRMPILTFIDTPGAYPGIAAEERGQSEAIGAALAAMARASVPIVATVIGEGGSGGALALGVANRVLMMEFACYSVITPEGCAAILWKDASRADEAAAQLKITAPDLLQLGVVDSVVEEPTGGAHQDHDDAAARLDKALWSSLTSLDELRDEELVEDRYRRFRALGAFLA, from the coding sequence GTGGCCTTCACCCTTCCGTTCGAAAAACCCGTCGCCGACCTCATCGACAAGGTGCGCAAGCTCCGCGCTCTCGCCGCGTCCGACCCGCGGTTCGAGCCCGAGCTCGTTCGCCTCGAAGAGAAGACCAACCGCCTCGCCCGCGAGCTGTTCGCCGATCTCACGGCGATGCAGAAGGTGCAGCTCTCGCGGCACGCGCACCGGCCCTACACGCTGGACTACGTGAAGCGGCTGTTCACCGACTGGGTCGAGCTGAAGGGGGATCGGCGCTACTCGGAAGACGCGGCGCTCATCGCCGGCATGGCGCGCTTCCACGGCCGGAGCGTGGTGGTGGTGGGTCACCAGAAGGGCCGCGGGACGAAGGAGAACCTGAAGAGGAACTTCGGGATGCCGCACCCCGAGGGCTACCGGAAGGCGATCCGGCTCTACGAGCTGGCCGACAGGTTCCGGATGCCGATCCTGACGTTCATCGATACGCCGGGGGCCTATCCGGGGATCGCGGCGGAGGAGCGCGGCCAGAGCGAGGCCATCGGCGCCGCGCTGGCGGCGATGGCGCGCGCGAGCGTGCCGATCGTGGCGACGGTGATCGGCGAGGGGGGCTCCGGTGGCGCGCTGGCGCTCGGGGTCGCCAACCGGGTGCTGATGATGGAGTTCGCTTGTTACTCGGTGATCACACCCGAGGGCTGCGCCGCGATCCTGTGGAAGGACGCTTCGCGCGCCGACGAGGCAGCCGCACAGCTCAAGATCACGGCGCCCGACCTGCTCCAGCTCGGGGTGGTCGACAGCGTGGTCGAGGAGCCGACCGGCGGCGCCCATCAGGATCACGACGACGCCGCGGCCCGGCTCGACAAGGCGCTCTGGTCGTCGTTGACCTCGCTGGACGAGCTGCGCGACGAGGAGCTGGTCGAGGATCGGTACCGGCGGTTCAGGGCGCTGGGTGCGTTCCTGGCCTGA
- a CDS encoding metallophosphoesterase, which produces MSRFAIYLFVFTAVCQVPFGLGLHHVLQRLAVPGALPLALVTSISATLLLRVPLRRMMADKPRKGPGAQLSLLADELYFTHWCAAFGATMFFLPGLLVLGLTYLVAPASLPLGVGALAAGCYAVALVISLYGVLIGRRWLRVRTLDVAVPGLGAAFDGYRIVQLSDLHVGSMCPRERIDAWVERANALEPDLVALTGDYITSGTAFHDDVAAALGALRARDGVVAVMGNHDYFGEGDPLIERLRAAGITVLRNEHTQIARAGDRFTLAGVDDVWTRRADVDRTVAGRDPALPLIVLAHDPALFPKFAAKGAHLVLSGHTHWGQLAAPIAPTRHNLARLAYRFHAGVYRDGDAMLYVHPGMGTTGPPLRVGAPPEITVLRLRTPGASEA; this is translated from the coding sequence ATGAGTCGATTCGCGATCTACCTCTTCGTGTTCACCGCCGTGTGCCAGGTGCCGTTCGGCCTGGGCCTCCACCACGTGCTCCAGCGCCTCGCGGTTCCGGGCGCGCTGCCGCTCGCGCTCGTGACCAGCATCTCCGCCACCTTGCTGCTTCGAGTCCCCCTTCGCCGGATGATGGCCGACAAGCCGCGCAAGGGACCCGGCGCGCAGCTTTCCCTCCTCGCCGACGAACTCTACTTTACCCACTGGTGCGCCGCGTTCGGCGCCACCATGTTCTTCCTCCCCGGCCTCCTCGTGCTCGGCCTCACCTACCTCGTCGCGCCGGCAAGCCTCCCGCTGGGTGTCGGGGCGCTCGCCGCCGGCTGTTACGCCGTGGCCCTCGTCATCTCCCTCTACGGCGTCCTCATCGGCCGTCGCTGGCTGCGTGTCCGCACGCTGGACGTCGCCGTGCCCGGCCTTGGCGCGGCGTTCGATGGCTACCGCATCGTGCAGCTCTCGGACCTCCACGTCGGCTCCATGTGCCCTCGCGAGCGCATCGACGCCTGGGTCGAGCGCGCCAACGCCCTCGAACCCGATCTCGTCGCCCTCACGGGCGACTACATCACCAGCGGCACTGCCTTTCACGACGACGTCGCCGCGGCGCTGGGGGCCCTGCGCGCGCGTGACGGCGTCGTCGCGGTCATGGGCAACCACGACTACTTCGGCGAAGGCGACCCGTTGATCGAGCGCCTGCGCGCGGCCGGCATCACCGTCCTGCGCAACGAGCACACCCAGATCGCACGCGCTGGCGACCGCTTCACCCTCGCCGGTGTCGACGACGTCTGGACCCGCCGCGCCGACGTCGATCGCACCGTCGCTGGCCGCGATCCGGCTCTCCCCCTCATCGTTCTCGCCCACGACCCGGCCCTCTTCCCCAAGTTCGCAGCGAAGGGAGCCCACCTCGTCCTCAGTGGCCATACCCACTGGGGTCAGCTCGCCGCACCCATCGCCCCCACCCGCCACAACCTCGCTCGGCTCGCCTACCGCTTTCATGCGGGCGTGTACCGCGACGGCGACGCGATGCTCTATGTGCACCCGGGCATGGGCACCACCGGGCCACCGCTCCGTGTCGGTGCACCGCCGGAGATCACCGTCCTCCGCCTCCGCACACCAGGCGCGAGCGAAGCGTGA
- a CDS encoding complex I subunit 4 family protein, whose translation MIAYRCRSMKALLGPLCVLAILLGVVPQADAQTSREHGVEAKSPEHASRDGSGRLVLHREGSGPLELTTDGLDFVGGFVVENVGDRPVRLEQIAVRTSTEDPRTPPGLSAELERGSPGMVMKPGEKRTVRVRWRTSVARARELYGHVLVVPADEAPGRPENHATSGVEHAEDPHALPAAMGIHAHRGRGLGWVGAHALSLLMFIPLLGALGAGLLRRTGDALLGRVFPVAAHGLNLLLSVWIYAVFDTGFARSDGNDGLQFVERRALLPSLGAEYSVGVDGLSVPLVVLATVVGVVTSLLRWGRDPVLPQRGEPVLLDVAVAAMIGMFVAQDLLLLSVSWVVLLASLGAHLLGGKSSGQQPGTHRFLAFAAVSVVLLVLSTGWLLQHAGPSYLVDGGVAARTAALPELARVDWVSEGLTLAGVNALKLVWIALLIAFGLFLPIAPLHGWLPTTQTEAPAPARVVIASGLLAAAGYGVLRMHVGVLPDATRWAAAGMSALGVLTLISGAVLALGQRDLVRLLGYVSVSRAGLVLLGAGTLTPQGIQGAAAQLVLHGLVAALLFAVASWGEARSRTRELDGLGGRFATMPRATWLLGLALLASLGVPGSSGFWGSALVLFGAASRYPWLAAVVTIGLLLGAAAHVRALCRVLPGGGHERAGDLGKLELGAVLPVALLVLLLGLFPRLLLGVIDRTTLDLHRRLDPASPTQIALESRDGEAPAWLGGRDETSGELTHG comes from the coding sequence GTGATCGCGTACCGGTGCCGTTCGATGAAGGCCTTGCTCGGGCCACTGTGCGTGCTCGCGATCCTGCTTGGCGTCGTGCCCCAGGCCGACGCACAGACGTCTCGGGAGCATGGGGTGGAGGCGAAGTCGCCGGAGCATGCGTCGAGGGATGGCAGCGGCCGGCTCGTACTGCACCGCGAGGGCTCGGGGCCGCTGGAACTCACGACGGATGGGCTCGACTTCGTCGGGGGGTTCGTCGTCGAGAACGTGGGCGACAGGCCCGTTCGCCTGGAGCAAATCGCGGTGCGCACCTCGACGGAGGATCCACGCACGCCCCCAGGGCTGAGCGCGGAGCTGGAGCGCGGATCGCCAGGGATGGTGATGAAGCCCGGCGAAAAGCGCACGGTGAGGGTGCGCTGGAGGACGTCGGTAGCACGAGCGCGAGAGCTGTACGGTCACGTGCTGGTCGTGCCCGCGGACGAAGCCCCAGGGCGTCCGGAGAACCACGCGACGAGCGGGGTAGAGCACGCCGAGGATCCTCACGCGCTGCCAGCAGCCATGGGCATCCACGCCCATCGAGGCCGTGGTCTCGGCTGGGTAGGCGCGCATGCGCTGTCGTTGCTGATGTTCATCCCCTTGCTGGGCGCGCTCGGCGCGGGCCTCCTCCGGCGCACGGGGGACGCGCTGCTCGGGCGGGTGTTCCCGGTCGCGGCGCACGGGCTGAATCTGCTCCTTTCGGTGTGGATCTACGCAGTCTTCGACACGGGCTTTGCTCGGAGCGATGGCAACGATGGGTTGCAGTTCGTCGAGCGACGGGCGCTCCTGCCGTCGCTGGGGGCCGAATACTCGGTCGGCGTGGATGGCCTGTCCGTGCCGCTGGTGGTGCTCGCTACGGTGGTCGGGGTCGTGACCTCGCTGCTCCGGTGGGGTCGGGATCCGGTGCTGCCACAGCGGGGAGAACCGGTGCTGCTCGACGTGGCCGTGGCCGCGATGATCGGCATGTTCGTCGCTCAGGACCTGCTCCTGCTCTCGGTGTCGTGGGTGGTCTTGCTGGCGTCGCTCGGGGCGCACCTGCTGGGCGGAAAGTCATCAGGACAGCAACCAGGGACGCACAGGTTCCTCGCGTTCGCCGCGGTGAGCGTGGTGCTGCTCGTGCTGTCCACGGGGTGGCTTCTCCAGCATGCGGGGCCGAGCTACCTGGTCGATGGCGGGGTCGCGGCACGAACGGCCGCGCTGCCAGAGCTTGCGCGGGTGGACTGGGTATCTGAGGGGCTGACCCTCGCCGGGGTCAACGCGCTGAAGCTCGTGTGGATCGCTCTGCTGATCGCGTTCGGGCTGTTCCTGCCGATCGCACCGCTGCACGGATGGTTGCCGACGACGCAGACCGAAGCACCAGCGCCAGCGCGGGTGGTGATCGCTTCTGGGTTGCTGGCAGCGGCTGGGTACGGGGTGCTCAGGATGCACGTGGGTGTACTCCCGGACGCGACCCGGTGGGCCGCGGCCGGGATGTCGGCGCTGGGTGTGCTGACGCTGATCAGCGGCGCTGTCCTGGCCCTCGGTCAGCGCGATCTGGTGCGGCTCCTCGGCTATGTGTCGGTGAGCCGGGCGGGGCTCGTCCTCCTCGGGGCGGGGACGTTGACACCTCAGGGGATCCAGGGAGCAGCGGCGCAGCTCGTTCTGCACGGTCTCGTCGCTGCCCTCCTCTTCGCGGTGGCGTCGTGGGGAGAGGCACGCTCCCGGACGCGCGAGCTGGACGGGCTGGGCGGACGGTTTGCCACCATGCCGCGCGCGACGTGGCTCCTGGGGCTCGCGCTGCTCGCTTCGCTGGGCGTGCCGGGGTCGAGCGGCTTCTGGGGGAGCGCGCTCGTGCTTTTCGGCGCCGCGTCACGGTATCCGTGGCTCGCGGCGGTGGTGACGATCGGGCTGCTCCTTGGCGCCGCAGCCCATGTGCGGGCGCTCTGCCGCGTGCTTCCCGGAGGCGGACACGAGCGAGCCGGCGATCTGGGGAAGCTCGAACTGGGAGCGGTTTTGCCAGTGGCGCTCCTGGTTCTGTTGCTCGGCCTGTTCCCGCGGCTGCTGCTCGGGGTGATCGACCGGACGACCCTCGATCTGCATCGGCGACTGGATCCGGCGTCGCCGACCCAGATCGCGTTGGAGTCACGTGACGGGGAAGCGCCCGCCTGGCTCGGCGGTCGGGATGAAACATCAGGGGAACTCACTCATGGATGA
- a CDS encoding adenylate/guanylate cyclase domain-containing protein: protein MARLILQTAEGTQAIDLRPVNSLGRHPNNSIQLLDKIVSKEHCIIELRGDHYVLRDLGSLNGTFINNERVRGEQGLKHGDEIALGSTRGRFDDPQGQVHPQPAPGWPQPPAVAAPPPVGVGAAPPAQPGYPNPFGGFTRASSSPQLSPAYPVPGAPGAPGMPGAPGGPGVPGAPGAAPAAGAGRYPDANPFPPPAQPPLGPGGTGPLPGGPLSALSRAQNPHMFVAAGTRIDVQEQARQIGTQIAAVDKGFLAFERIATDQAQLRADYERLRLSHELSREIAAERDTTRLLEKILASIFKFIRADRGVIFLRDENGELTPRAMQRRDGTTTPISVSSTILDHVVAERAAVLTHDAAMDFAASKGKSMILNRISSAIVVPLVAPLQHNNEVLGVLWLDSEMLAQFQPKDLELVTSIAYQASMFIEVNILGKKIEAEIVSRERLRRLLSPNVAEQVINGQLEVKQGGQRVEECTVFNSDIRGFTQMSENTSPEELVEMLNEYFEEMVDTIFKYEGTLDKFMGDGIMALWGAPVQHPDDALRSVQCALEMGEVLGKFNRRRLEQSRSPLAIGIGVHTGPLVAGYIGSTKALSYTVIGDVANTSARLCSVALPGQIVISENTYAKLGSRFETQELQPAKVKGKEKPLRVFNVLRERPSAQVPAQIYVAEPTAAG from the coding sequence ATGGCCCGCCTCATCCTGCAGACCGCCGAAGGAACGCAGGCGATCGATCTGCGGCCCGTGAACTCACTGGGGCGCCATCCCAACAACTCGATCCAGCTCCTCGACAAGATCGTCTCCAAGGAGCACTGCATCATCGAGCTGAGGGGTGATCACTACGTCCTGCGCGACCTCGGGAGCCTGAACGGCACGTTCATCAACAACGAGCGCGTCCGCGGCGAGCAAGGCCTGAAGCACGGTGACGAGATCGCGCTGGGCTCGACCCGGGGTCGGTTCGACGATCCGCAAGGGCAAGTCCACCCGCAACCCGCACCAGGCTGGCCGCAGCCGCCCGCCGTCGCAGCGCCACCTCCCGTGGGCGTCGGCGCCGCACCGCCCGCGCAGCCTGGCTATCCCAATCCCTTCGGAGGCTTCACCCGCGCTTCGTCGTCGCCGCAACTCTCGCCGGCATATCCGGTACCGGGGGCTCCAGGTGCCCCTGGGATGCCGGGCGCTCCAGGTGGTCCAGGGGTTCCGGGTGCCCCCGGTGCCGCGCCAGCGGCGGGTGCAGGCCGATACCCGGACGCGAACCCTTTCCCGCCACCTGCACAACCTCCCCTGGGCCCCGGTGGGACCGGTCCGCTTCCCGGAGGTCCCCTCAGCGCGCTCTCCCGGGCGCAGAACCCGCACATGTTCGTGGCGGCGGGCACCCGCATCGACGTGCAGGAGCAAGCGCGGCAGATCGGCACGCAGATCGCGGCCGTCGACAAGGGCTTCCTCGCCTTCGAGCGCATCGCCACCGATCAGGCGCAGCTCCGCGCCGACTACGAGCGCCTCCGCCTCTCCCACGAGCTGAGCCGCGAGATTGCTGCCGAGCGAGACACCACGCGGCTGCTCGAGAAGATCCTTGCGAGCATCTTCAAGTTCATCCGCGCCGACCGCGGAGTGATCTTCCTTCGCGACGAGAACGGCGAGCTGACGCCACGGGCGATGCAGCGCCGCGACGGTACGACGACGCCGATCAGCGTCTCGTCGACCATCCTCGATCACGTCGTCGCCGAGCGCGCCGCCGTCCTGACGCACGACGCGGCCATGGACTTCGCCGCCTCCAAGGGCAAGAGCATGATCCTGAACCGGATCAGCTCGGCCATCGTCGTGCCGCTCGTCGCGCCGCTGCAGCACAACAACGAAGTGCTCGGGGTGCTCTGGCTCGACTCCGAGATGCTCGCGCAGTTTCAGCCCAAGGACCTGGAACTGGTCACCTCGATCGCGTACCAGGCGTCGATGTTCATCGAGGTGAACATCCTCGGGAAGAAGATCGAGGCCGAGATCGTCAGCCGCGAGCGCCTCCGTCGCCTGCTGTCGCCCAACGTCGCCGAGCAGGTGATCAACGGGCAGCTGGAGGTGAAGCAAGGCGGTCAGCGCGTCGAAGAGTGCACCGTCTTCAACAGCGACATCCGCGGCTTCACGCAGATGAGCGAGAACACGAGCCCGGAAGAGCTCGTCGAGATGCTCAACGAGTACTTCGAGGAGATGGTCGACACCATCTTCAAGTACGAGGGGACCCTCGACAAGTTCATGGGCGACGGGATCATGGCCCTCTGGGGCGCGCCGGTGCAGCACCCCGACGACGCGCTGCGCAGCGTGCAGTGCGCGCTGGAGATGGGCGAGGTGCTCGGCAAGTTCAACCGACGGAGGCTGGAGCAGTCGCGATCGCCGCTCGCGATCGGCATCGGCGTCCATACCGGCCCGCTCGTCGCCGGGTACATCGGGAGCACCAAGGCGCTGAGCTACACCGTCATCGGCGACGTCGCCAACACCTCGGCCCGCCTCTGCTCGGTGGCCCTCCCCGGTCAGATCGTCATCAGCGAGAACACGTACGCCAAGCTCGGCAGCCGCTTCGAGACCCAGGAGCTGCAGCCGGCGAAGGTGAAGGGCAAAGAGAAGCCGCTCCGCGTCTTCAACGTGCTACGTGAGCGTCCATCGGCGCAGGTCCCTGCCCAGATCTACGTCGCCGAGCCCACCGCAGCGGGCTGA
- a CDS encoding gamma-butyrobetaine hydroxylase-like domain-containing protein, with product MQDPKTTPRDVKAPHGARVMEIRWADGHRSVLPHEILRGYCPCAHCQGHSGTIKYVPGGDLDLRDLQQVGNYALQFTWGDRHDTGIYTYRYLRSLCQCDDCKPSFRPPGQS from the coding sequence ATGCAGGACCCGAAGACCACTCCCCGCGACGTGAAGGCTCCCCATGGAGCACGGGTGATGGAGATCCGGTGGGCCGATGGCCACCGCTCCGTCCTCCCCCACGAGATCTTGCGCGGGTATTGCCCGTGCGCCCACTGTCAGGGCCACAGCGGCACGATCAAGTATGTCCCCGGAGGCGACCTGGATCTGCGGGACCTCCAGCAGGTCGGCAACTACGCGCTCCAGTTCACCTGGGGCGATCGGCACGACACGGGGATCTACACGTACCGCTACCTGCGCTCGCTCTGCCAGTGCGACGACTGCAAGCCGTCCTTCCGTCCGCCGGGGCAATCGTGA
- a CDS encoding beta-galactosidase has product MDDTRARTRWTRGVHLVPGGVDLGGQVLPLLAGSVHYWRLDPRDWRACLQAVKELGLHFVDTYVPWSVHETAPGRFELGQRDAQRDAAAFLRLAHELGLYAIVRPGPHINAEMTYFGLPERIIWDPSCQARSAEGNPVVLPMLPFAFPVPSYASEAFHDEVSRYFHALGPSLSPLLYPAGPIVLLQVDNEGALYFRDGAYDQDYHPDAIALYRRFLRDKYRTIEALTHAYGKRASRPPGDEGERFASLMPPTTFDAERPEDLARHLDWCEFHEHLLETAMGRFAKALEVAGLEGLPTTHNLPMGQETGPLNAARVTRAVDLCGLDYYNTAAPVSRAIIARRTTELAVRCEGLGLPAFACEMGAGFPPFFPPLEERDSAFTVLTALAYGLRGYNVYMAVERDRWVGAPIDRRGRSRPFAQFWRKLSAALEATSFHTLRRRTPVRILIPRSERRLTRAMHAFGPLIGAFFSVLGAGARERCLEDDLGLGYPLAVEADTFARAFEEALDARGVPYAHVGGEDRDVSLEGAQWLICATSGGLHPTLAQRLEEAAARGTLITLGPQQPVFDGSFRALTEPYDLARLRTPRPTLTAPQEQNAVEGPDPWLFQDDPAAADAAVARAIEVLGLPTYACDPDGVFATVHEDAEGRPRVLFLINPGDMDVIARVAIDAERATDMLEEGRYEMRRGAGSVGRATRGAPAGLLELRLTPRTVRMLALD; this is encoded by the coding sequence ATGGATGACACGCGGGCACGCACGCGCTGGACCCGAGGGGTGCACCTGGTCCCGGGCGGCGTGGATCTCGGTGGGCAGGTCCTGCCGCTGCTCGCAGGCAGCGTGCATTACTGGCGGCTCGATCCGCGGGACTGGCGGGCCTGCCTCCAGGCCGTGAAGGAACTCGGGCTGCACTTTGTGGACACGTACGTTCCCTGGAGCGTTCACGAGACGGCGCCGGGCCGCTTCGAGCTGGGTCAGCGCGACGCACAGCGTGACGCCGCCGCGTTTCTACGCCTCGCTCACGAACTCGGGCTGTACGCGATCGTGCGTCCAGGGCCGCACATCAACGCGGAGATGACCTACTTCGGGCTCCCAGAGCGGATCATCTGGGACCCGAGCTGCCAGGCCCGGTCGGCGGAGGGGAATCCGGTAGTGTTGCCCATGCTGCCCTTCGCGTTCCCTGTACCGAGCTACGCGAGCGAGGCATTCCACGACGAGGTGTCGCGGTACTTCCATGCGCTGGGGCCGTCGCTTTCGCCGCTCCTGTATCCGGCAGGGCCGATCGTGCTGTTGCAGGTGGACAACGAGGGGGCGCTCTATTTCCGAGATGGGGCTTATGATCAGGACTATCACCCGGACGCCATCGCGCTCTACCGCAGGTTTCTGCGCGACAAGTACCGGACGATCGAGGCGCTGACACACGCGTACGGCAAGCGGGCTTCGAGGCCGCCGGGCGACGAAGGCGAGCGCTTCGCATCGCTGATGCCCCCGACCACATTCGATGCGGAGCGACCGGAGGATCTGGCGCGACACCTGGACTGGTGCGAGTTCCATGAACACCTGCTGGAGACCGCGATGGGGCGCTTCGCGAAGGCGCTCGAGGTCGCAGGGCTCGAGGGGCTGCCCACGACGCACAACCTGCCGATGGGGCAGGAGACAGGTCCTCTGAACGCAGCGCGGGTGACGCGGGCGGTCGATCTGTGCGGGCTCGACTACTACAACACGGCCGCGCCCGTGAGCCGCGCCATCATCGCAAGACGCACGACGGAGCTCGCCGTGCGGTGCGAAGGCCTGGGGTTGCCAGCCTTCGCGTGCGAGATGGGAGCGGGGTTCCCGCCATTTTTTCCGCCGCTGGAGGAGCGTGACAGCGCCTTCACGGTCCTGACGGCGCTCGCATACGGACTGCGCGGTTACAACGTGTACATGGCCGTGGAGCGCGATCGGTGGGTAGGAGCGCCGATCGATCGGCGAGGTCGGTCACGCCCCTTCGCCCAGTTCTGGCGCAAGCTCAGCGCAGCGCTCGAGGCGACCTCGTTCCACACGCTCCGGCGCCGGACCCCCGTGCGTATCTTGATCCCGCGCTCCGAGCGGCGGCTGACGCGCGCGATGCACGCCTTCGGGCCACTCATTGGCGCCTTCTTCTCGGTGCTCGGGGCCGGCGCGCGAGAGCGCTGCCTGGAGGATGATCTGGGGCTGGGCTATCCGCTGGCCGTGGAAGCCGACACGTTCGCTCGCGCGTTCGAAGAAGCGCTGGATGCCCGCGGCGTGCCTTACGCTCACGTCGGCGGAGAGGATCGTGATGTGTCGCTGGAAGGCGCGCAGTGGTTGATCTGCGCAACCTCGGGCGGACTGCACCCGACACTCGCGCAGCGTCTGGAGGAAGCCGCGGCGCGAGGGACATTGATCACCCTGGGTCCGCAACAGCCAGTGTTCGACGGGTCGTTCCGCGCGCTCACGGAGCCTTATGATCTCGCGCGCCTGCGCACGCCGCGCCCTACCCTGACAGCGCCGCAGGAGCAGAACGCTGTCGAAGGGCCCGACCCGTGGCTCTTTCAGGATGATCCTGCGGCCGCCGACGCGGCGGTCGCGCGCGCCATCGAAGTGCTCGGCTTGCCAACGTACGCTTGCGACCCAGATGGCGTGTTCGCAACGGTTCACGAGGATGCAGAGGGGCGCCCGCGGGTTCTGTTCCTGATCAATCCAGGCGACATGGACGTGATCGCGCGGGTCGCCATCGACGCGGAGCGCGCCACCGACATGCTCGAAGAGGGTCGTTACGAGATGCGCCGAGGCGCCGGGAGCGTGGGCCGGGCGACACGCGGCGCGCCCGCCGGTCTGCTGGAGCTGCGGCTGACGCCACGAACGGTCAGAATGCTGGCCCTCGACTAG
- a CDS encoding Gfo/Idh/MocA family protein, which translates to MSVRVGLIGCGVWGENLLRVLSCHAQAEVVVVADPNAARLERVRYFAPSARRVPSLDEALAAQLDAVVIATPPTSHAELTLRALDAGVDVLVEKPLALAPEDAERCAARAEALGRVAMVGHLLRYHPAVTTLAELCGAGELGEVERFSATRRSARALAGSADPHATLWALGPHDLAVLGALDPTPARSVVASVRGASITVAARLASGTQARISLCRSSPTKERWTRVMGSRRVAWFDEVQSPESVILATTRGSSLLTEDPLIIEREIRLPSVDPLAVEISHFLDCVENRTPPLTPLTEGVTVVRALARAERALTAQTLGAMASPA; encoded by the coding sequence GTGAGTGTGCGCGTCGGCCTGATCGGTTGCGGTGTGTGGGGCGAGAACCTCTTGCGGGTGCTGTCGTGCCACGCGCAAGCGGAGGTGGTGGTCGTCGCCGATCCGAACGCGGCGCGGCTCGAGCGGGTGCGGTACTTCGCGCCCTCCGCACGGCGGGTCCCCTCACTCGATGAGGCGCTGGCCGCTCAGCTCGATGCGGTGGTCATCGCGACCCCGCCCACGAGCCACGCGGAGCTGACCCTGCGCGCGCTCGATGCAGGGGTCGACGTGCTGGTGGAGAAGCCCCTGGCGCTCGCGCCGGAGGACGCCGAGCGCTGTGCAGCGCGGGCGGAGGCGCTGGGCCGGGTCGCCATGGTGGGTCACCTGCTCCGGTATCACCCCGCCGTGACGACGCTCGCAGAGCTCTGCGGGGCCGGGGAACTCGGCGAGGTCGAGCGGTTCTCCGCCACCCGCCGTTCCGCCCGGGCGCTCGCGGGCAGCGCCGATCCGCACGCCACGCTGTGGGCGCTCGGTCCGCATGACCTCGCCGTGCTCGGCGCCCTCGATCCGACGCCAGCGCGCAGCGTCGTCGCCTCGGTGCGCGGCGCGTCGATCACCGTCGCGGCACGCCTCGCGAGCGGGACGCAAGCGCGGATCAGCCTCTGCCGATCGAGCCCGACGAAGGAGCGGTGGACCCGGGTCATGGGTAGCCGCCGGGTCGCATGGTTCGATGAGGTGCAGTCGCCCGAGAGCGTGATCCTGGCGACGACGCGAGGAAGTTCGCTGCTCACCGAGGATCCCTTGATCATCGAGCGCGAGATCCGGCTGCCGTCCGTCGATCCGCTGGCCGTCGAGATCTCGCACTTTCTCGATTGCGTGGAGAACCGGACGCCGCCCCTCACACCACTCACCGAGGGCGTCACCGTGGTCCGTGCACTGGCCCGCGCCGAGCGCGCTTTGACGGCGCAGACACTCGGCGCGATGGCCAGCCCGGCCTGA